The Nostoc sp. NIES-3756 DNA window CTCGACCGCATCCCATTTATTGACGACGATGACACAAGCCCTACCTTCTTCGATAATTCTGCCGGCTAACTTTTGGTCTTGTTCGGTGACACCATCGAGGGCATCTAGTACCAATAAAACCACATCAGCGCGGCGAATTGCTTTAAAAGCACGGTTGATACTAAAAAACTCTGTACCATAATCAATGCTTTTCTTTTTGCGAATCCCGGCTGTGTCAATTAGACGGTATTTTTGTCCTTCTCGCTCGATAAAAGTGTCAATTGCATCGCGGGTTGTACCAGAGATGGGGCTGACAATTACTCGTTCTTCACCAACAAAAGAGTTTAATAAACTTGATTTACCAACATTTGGTCGTCCAACAATGGCAATTTTAATTTCGTTGGTTTCTTCTTGTTCGGTCACAGCAGGAATGTGTTTAATGAGTTCATCAAGTAACTCACCTGTACCGTTGCCATGAATTGCAGAGATCGGGTATGGTTCACCTAATCCTAGTTCCCAAAATTCAGCAGCTTGAATCAATCCCTGTTCTGGGGATTCGCATTTATTGACTGCGAGTAAAACGGGTACTGGTTGTTGGCGTAACCACTCGGCTATTTCTTCATCAGCCGAATTGGGGCCTGTTTGACCGTTGACAACAAATATCGCAGCACAGGCTTCACTAAGAGCAGCCAGTGCCTGTTGACGAATCAGGGGCAAGAACTCTGTATCATCGTTAAAGACCAAGCCGCCTGTATCTACAACTTGAAAATCACGATCGCCC harbors:
- the der gene encoding ribosome biogenesis GTPase Der, producing MGLPIVAIIGRPNVGKSTLVNRLAGEQTAIVHDEPGVTRDRTYLQAYWGDRDFQVVDTGGLVFNDDTEFLPLIRQQALAALSEACAAIFVVNGQTGPNSADEEIAEWLRQQPVPVLLAVNKCESPEQGLIQAAEFWELGLGEPYPISAIHGNGTGELLDELIKHIPAVTEQEETNEIKIAIVGRPNVGKSSLLNSFVGEERVIVSPISGTTRDAIDTFIEREGQKYRLIDTAGIRKKKSIDYGTEFFSINRAFKAIRRADVVLLVLDALDGVTEQDQKLAGRIIEEGRACVIVVNKWDAVEKDSYTIYDYEKNLEARLHFTEWADTIFVSALTGQRVEKILELVVKANVEHKRRVSTSVINEVLEDAVSWHSPPTSRGGRQGRIYYGTQVSTQPPTIALFVNDSQRFNDNYRRYIERQFRQQLGFKGTPIRLLWRSKKVRDAELGSVNRATRV